The DNA sequence GCGCGGTGCTGGCCGAGCAGCCGAAGGGGCTTGCGTACTGACGCGGCGGGTGTGGCCCCCTACCGACAGGCGGGGGGCCACGCGCCTTAGCGCGTCGGATGAGCCGTCGACTCTCGGATCGTGAGCACCGGATTGAAGGTGAGGTGCCGTGCCGGCGTATCGGTGCCGGACAGAAGAAGCTCGGCAGCTGCCGTGCCCAGTTCGTCCATGGGCTGGCGAATCGTTGTCAGCGGCACAGGCATCTGCGCGGCCAAGGGGATGTCATCGAAACCGATGACGGAGACGTCGGTGGGGATGGTCCAGCCACTGACTCGCAGATACGACATCACCCCCATTGCCAGGAGGTCGTTCGCACAGAAAATGGCTGTCGGAGCTGTCCCGTCGGTCGCTTGCAATGCCTGTGAGACGCTGTTTTCAGCGGCGCAGTGCCCTGCCTGGGCGGTGTACGCCGTGGCATTGAGGACTGTGAGCCGGACATTGTCAGCACCGGTGAGCTGCTGCCAGTGCGCGAGGGCGTCCTCAACGCCCGCAAGGCGTTGAGCCGATTGGCGCATGTCGGCGGGGCCGTTGAGAAAGCAGATGCGACGGTGCCCCAGTGCCAGCAGGTGTTCAATGGCTAGCGCCGCCCCCGCCCGGTCGTCAATGGACACCGAAGGTATCCCCTCGGGTGCGTTGGCGGCATCGAAGAGCACGACCGGAGTTCCTTCCGCAGCCAGGCGCGTTGCGGCCTCGTGTGTGCAGTCCGCCGGGGTGAGGAGCACTCCGCGTACTGCCTGCCTTCCCAGCGCCTCTAGCAGCTCGCGCTCCTCCTGCACGGAGGCGTGCGTGGAAGACAGCGTCATGATGTAGCCCTCGCGCGATAGCACGCGCTCCATGGCAGCAGCAGCCTCCATGAAGAACGGGTTCGTCAGGTCGAAGACCGCCACACCTACGAGCGGCGAGGTCCCCCGCCGCAGGGCCTGTGCGGTTGGATTGGGCTTGTAGCCGAGCTGTGCAATCGCTGCCTCGACGCGCTCACGCACGTCGGGGCGCACGCTGTCGCGCCGGTTAATGACGTTAGACACGGAGCCGACGCTCACGCCCGCAAGAGCGGCGACGTCTTTGACGCCGGGGGCTTTGCGGGGTACTGAGGGGGACGAGGCAGTGGTTGCGTCCTGGGGACTCGTGCCCTCTGGGGTGCGGCGGGGCGGCGTCATGGTAGCTCTTTCGGGAACTCGAGTGATGAAACGTTCATATTGTGGCACCTCCGAGTAGGTTTCCGCTTCAATTTTCCAGGCAAGTTCAAGGCTTCCCTATAGAGTTGACATGCATATTGTCGTGTGGCACACTTTCTATCTATCTGAATCGTTTCATTCCTCGACGAAGAGGTGACCACATGACACGAGAAGCTGAAAGGCCAGTTGTCTCGCTCCAGCATGCCGTGAAGAAGTTCGGCTCCTTCACCGCGATGTCTGATGGGCGCATCGAGCTGTATCCGCACCGCATTCACGCCCTGGCCGGCGAAAACGGTGCGGGTAAGTCGACGCTCGTGAAGGTGCTCGCCGGCATTCACCAGCCAAACTCCGGAGAGTTTTTCGTTGATGGCCAGCCGGTGCGCTTCAAGACCCCCGCGGAATCGAAGGCCGCCGGAATCTCCGTGATCTACCAGGAGCCCACGCTGTTCCCCGACCTGACGGTCGCCGAGAACATCTACGTGGGCCGACAGCCCAGGGGACGCCTTGGCCTCATCGATCACGCGGCCATGAAGCGCGACGCCCAAGAGCTCTTCGACCGCCTCGAAGTGCCGATCGACCCCTCGCAGTTGGCTGACGGACTGTCGATCGCGGATCAGCAGATCATCGAAATCGCTAAGGCGATCTCGCTGGACGCCAAGGTTCTCATCATGGATGAACCGACGGCCGCTCTGTCGGGGCACGAAGTCGACCGTCTCTTCTCCGTGGCGCGCTCACTGCGCGACAAGGGAGCCTCCCTCATGTTCATCTCGCACAGGATGGAAGAAATCTTCGACCTGTGCGACGACGTGACGATCATGCGCGACGGCGCCTACGTGTCGACCCGTGACCTGGAGGGAACCACGAAGGCTCAGCTCGTGCGAGACATGGTCGGCCGCGACGTCGATCAGCTCTTCCCCAAGCTGGATGCGCAGATCGGCGATCCGGTCCTGAGAGTCGAAGGACTCACCCGCTACGGAGCCTTCAAAGACGTGAGCTTCGAGGTCCGCAGCGGAGAAATCCTTGGACTGGCAGGCCTCGTCGGCGCTGGCCGCTCCGAGGTCGTGCGAACGATCATGGGCATCGACAAAGCGGACGGCGGCACAGTGACCGCCTTCGGCAAGTCCCTGAAGCTCGGTGACACGGTGGGAGCAATCCGAGCCGGCCTCGCCTTCGTCCCCGAAGACAGGCGCAAGCAAGGTCTCGTCATGGACCTGTCCGTCGCCCGCAACACGGCCCTCACGCTGCGCAGCAAACTCGCTCGCTGCGGACTCATCAACTCGCGGACTGAGCGAGCGGTCGCACGGGAATGGTCCACAAACCTCGAAGTGAAGACGGCCACCCAGGACACCCCCGTGTCCGCGCTGTCGGGTGGCAACCAGCAGAAGGTCGTCTTGGCGAAATGGCTCGCCACCGATCCCAAGATCCTCATCGTTGATGAGCCGACCCGCGGCATCGATGTGGGAACCAAGTCTGAGGTGCACCGACTGATCTCCACCCTCGCCACCAGGGGAGTCGCCGTCATCATGATCTCCTCGGAACTACCCGAGGTGCTCGGCATGGCAGATCGCGTCCTCGTCATGTGCGAAGGCCG is a window from the Schaalia odontolytica genome containing:
- a CDS encoding sugar ABC transporter ATP-binding protein codes for the protein MTREAERPVVSLQHAVKKFGSFTAMSDGRIELYPHRIHALAGENGAGKSTLVKVLAGIHQPNSGEFFVDGQPVRFKTPAESKAAGISVIYQEPTLFPDLTVAENIYVGRQPRGRLGLIDHAAMKRDAQELFDRLEVPIDPSQLADGLSIADQQIIEIAKAISLDAKVLIMDEPTAALSGHEVDRLFSVARSLRDKGASLMFISHRMEEIFDLCDDVTIMRDGAYVSTRDLEGTTKAQLVRDMVGRDVDQLFPKLDAQIGDPVLRVEGLTRYGAFKDVSFEVRSGEILGLAGLVGAGRSEVVRTIMGIDKADGGTVTAFGKSLKLGDTVGAIRAGLAFVPEDRRKQGLVMDLSVARNTALTLRSKLARCGLINSRTERAVAREWSTNLEVKTATQDTPVSALSGGNQQKVVLAKWLATDPKILIVDEPTRGIDVGTKSEVHRLISTLATRGVAVIMISSELPEVLGMADRVLVMCEGRITGEFTREEATADSIMTAATDHEKAAS
- a CDS encoding LacI family DNA-binding transcriptional regulator — protein: MTPPRRTPEGTSPQDATTASSPSVPRKAPGVKDVAALAGVSVGSVSNVINRRDSVRPDVRERVEAAIAQLGYKPNPTAQALRRGTSPLVGVAVFDLTNPFFMEAAAAMERVLSREGYIMTLSSTHASVQEERELLEALGRQAVRGVLLTPADCTHEAATRLAAEGTPVVLFDAANAPEGIPSVSIDDRAGAALAIEHLLALGHRRICFLNGPADMRQSAQRLAGVEDALAHWQQLTGADNVRLTVLNATAYTAQAGHCAAENSVSQALQATDGTAPTAIFCANDLLAMGVMSYLRVSGWTIPTDVSVIGFDDIPLAAQMPVPLTTIRQPMDELGTAAAELLLSGTDTPARHLTFNPVLTIRESTAHPTR